From a region of the Vanrija pseudolonga chromosome 2, complete sequence genome:
- the ral2 gene encoding Protein ral2, translated as MTDVGALASAFEPAKGEVPLPLTGPSITLSPIPSPPTLFLFGGKVVSLRRLTSEMWALDLTTLTWSRLNAGHGPGPRYFHSMEVWQDKLVCFGGMSDSDLVHEVHSDIWFFDCRSRKWLPQPSPEGGLGLGLAEGMPTSASQSSQDPLLLPQARYAHLSAVSRGNLIVWGGQRTDNTWIYEMNVYDLARGVWVAKTRQPETHGLHSKGAYRSVAVSSTHRVIIPADPHTVTGMQALPYSMEEQGGGGEIWCYSNYDFAKVRRELEVIVPRDGDTDTLNPPSEKIIPPPDWTMEDLQTKMAGPTMPPGLRFPSAGIVGHHFVLCGLYLASTSAQFSIWTLDLITMKWTHIEPEILQTGSWNRAIVLPERGQVLVFGNHGSDLAADYGRRAVNLDHVAVVELEAYGIYRPPAIALSPRTQNTGLTMLDEKLVSDFEVISDDGRRIACSIKILTERWPWFADQLELLKQKTEEAVMDTAPASLDINDALLGSLSPARLGPDGLHLPEPLPVCVALIQYFYTLSLATPLQTRSPVLTALLFLAKQYKIERLRQLVVHALHSRLDPTIALGVYEVATLAAERNLQIRALHLINQAKEGGGRTRLGGNARRGGSGTHPDGADNGPSGNGPHARHQSVHSAASGATGMHSNATAGHGGHRDSADVNGSTDGKRQSNGNNGRLSVETNGTRATHAVGGRKSFMSMRSVKSMKSAKSAQSDSPGSTSSSVAPITPPMPVTDGEMPTADEVPTSRARSDSFTVPEDVRKARPEPPLELTEDPRMHRLLDALDINSCPPARPPRILGPRPLTAPNSVQLGSTATLGPAPTPGSGRVRRANLPPMLPPPQQPLPVRPSTQDAPLTPVTPLTDGTLRASSPTNSEATSSYPRTPSESHRDSQIISRESSPVMTSHLSARPMSIVTTPSKTATLPALPEDELVTPELSSDSEASRLSTESAHYGDVTPTTAPIIVETSMGAQQHDALETLRSTNGASSKLTRAASLSSLNNGRPRSVIGTLTLHAEKASARGSSDFGPVPEEEINNDWAQRSAIAGSAIEVSTYAGRNTSKRSLAASRSNTHIPYTQLQPVRSAEEEQERLIKFQALLAEQQRQAGYSTAEADARARRAMGRSTPPKTKLGRLGAKFADALR; from the exons ATGACAGACGTCGGAGCGCTCGCAAGCGCCTTTGAGCCCGCAAAGGGCGAGGTCCCGCTCCCGCTCACC GGACCATCAATCACCCTCTCGCCAATAccatccccgccgacccTCTTCCTTTttggcggcaaggtcgtctCCCTGCGCAGGTTAACGTCCGAGATGTGGGCGTTGGATCTCACCACTTTGACGTGGTCCCGTCTCAATGCTGGACATGGACCAGGACCACGATACTTCCACTCGATGGAGGTTTGGCAAGACAAGCTCGTGTGCTTTGGAGGGATGAGCGACTCGGACTTGGTTCATGAGGTTCACTCGGACATCTGGTTCTTCGACTGTCGCTCAAGGAAATGGCTACCACAGCCCTCCCCCGAAGGCGGCCTGGGCCTCGGACTCGCTGAAGGCATGCCAACCTCGGCATCGCAGTCGTCGCAAGACCCCCTGTTGCTACCCCAGGCCCGGTACGCCCACCTGTCTGCCGTCTCCAGAGGCAACCTCATCGTTTGGGGCGGCCAGCGCACCGACAACACCTGGATTTACGAAATGAACGTCtacgacctcgcccgcggGGTATGGGTTGCCAAGACACGGCAGCCTGAAACCCACGGCTTGCACTCAAAGGGAGCCTACCGCTCtgtcgccgtctcgtcgaccCACCGCGTCATCATCCCCGCCGACCCCCACACCGTCACAGGCATGCAGGCGCTCCCTTACTCGATGGaggagcagggcggcggaggcgaaATCTGGTGCTACTCAAACTACGACTTTGCAAAGGTCcgtcgcgagctcgaggtcattgtgccccgcgacggcgacacggaTACACTCAACCCCCCTTCCGAGAAGATTATCCCCCCACCAGACTGGACCATGGAGGACTTGCAGACCAAGATGGCCGGACCAACAATGCCACCAGGCCTTCGTTTTCCCTCGGCCGGTATCGTCGGTCACCACTTTGTCCTTTGCGGTCTCTACTTGGCCAGCACGTCTGCCCAGTTTTCCATCTGGACCCTCGACCTCATCACTATGAAGTGGACGCACATTGAGCCAGAGATTCTCCAGACCGGAAGCTGGAACCGCGCTATCGTTCTCCCCGAGCGCGGACAGGTCCTCGTCTTTGGCAACCACGGCTCGGACCTGGCAGCCGACTATGGACGCCGTGCCGTCAACCTTGaccacgtcgccgtcgtcgagctcgaggcatACGGTATCTACCGTCCACCAGCAATCGCGCTTTCGCCCCGCACCCAGAACACTGGCCTGACAATGCTTGACGAGAAGCTCGTCTCCGACTTTGAGGTCATCAGCGATGACGGACGCAGGATAGCGTGCTCCATCAAGATTCTCACCGAGCGCTGGCCCTGGTTCGCagaccagctcgagctgctcaagcaGAAGACAGAGGAGGCCGTGATGGACACGGCCCCCGCTTCCCTGGATATCAACGACGCACTACTAGGGTCGCTCAGTCCCGCCCGCCTTGGTCCCGACGGACTTCACCTCCCAGAGCCTCTGCCGGTTTGCGTTGCCCTGATCCAGTACTTCTACACTCTCTCCCTTGCGACACCACTGCAGACGCGCTCACCTGTcctcaccgccctcctcttcctcgccaagCAATACAAGATTGAGCGCCTGCGACAGCTTGTTGTCCACGCCCTCCACTCTCGCCTCGACCCAACgatcgccctcggcgtgtACGAGGTTGCTACTCTCGCGGCAGAGCGCAACCTGCAGATCAGGGCCCTTCACCTCATCAACCAGGCCAAGGAGGGAGGTGGCCGGACACGGCTTGGAGGCAATGCTCGTCGTGGCGGATCAGGTACTCACCCGGACGGTGCCGACAATGGACCTAGCGGCAATGGCCCTCATGCCCGTCACCAGTCGGTCCACAGCGCAGCCTCGGGCGCGACAGGTATGCACTCAAACGCCACCGCTGGGCATGGCGGTCACCGCGACAGCGCGGACGTCAACGGATCTACCGACGGCAAACGCCAGTCAAACGGCAATAACGGCCGGCTCTCGGTCGAGACCAATGGCACTCGTGCTACACATGCCGTTGGTGGGAGAAAATCGTTCATGTCGATGAGATCGGTCAAGTCGATGAAGTCGGCAAAGTCGGCTCAGTCTGATTCACCCGGATCGACATCGTCTTCCGTCGCTCCCATCACCCCGCCGATGCCCGTCACTGATGGGGAGATGCCAACCGCGGACGAGGTGCCCACCAGCCGCGCTCGGTCCGACTCGTTCACTGTCCCAGAGGACGTGCGCAAGGCCCGCCCTGAGCCACCCCTCGAGCTCACAGAGGACCCCAGAATGcaccgcctgctcgacgcgctcgacatcAACAGCTgtcctccagctcggccaccGCGCATCCTTGGCCCTAGGCCGCTGACTGCGCCGAACAGCGTACAGCTTGGATCCACGGCGACACTTGGTCCCGCACCTACACCTGGAAGCGGACGTGTTCGTCGTGCCAACCTTCCTCCCATGctcccgcccccgcagcagccgctgcCCGTTCGGCCAAGCACCCAGGACGCGCCCCTTACTCCTGTCACGCCTCTCACCGACGGCACtctgcgcgcctcgagccccACCAACTCTGAGGCGACTTCGTCGTACCCTCGTACGCCGTCAGAGTCGCACCGCGACTCGCAAATCATCTCGCGCGAGTCGTCGCCCGTCATGACTTCTCACTTGTCGGCCAGGCCCATGTCGATTGTGACAACCCCGAGCAAGACGGCGACGCTGCCCGCGttgcccgaggacgagcttgtcACCCCCGAACTCtccagcgacagcgaggccTCGCGTCTGTCGACAGAGTCGGCACACTATGGCGACGTGACCCCAACAACGGCTCCAATCATTGTTGAGACGTCCATgggcgcgcagcagcatgACGCTCTCGAAACTCTGCGCAGTACCAATGGCGCCTCGAGCAAGCTCACTCGTGCTGCGTCGCTTAGCTCGCTCAATAACGGCCGCCCCCGATCTGTTATCGGCACCCtcacgctgcacgccgagaaggccagTGCGCGTGGATCATCCGACTTTGGGCCTGTTCCTGAGGAGGAGATCAACAATGACTGGGCTCAGCGATCAGCGATTGCCGGATCGGCTATCGAGGTCTCTACATACGCCGGCCGCAATACAAGCAAGCGGTCTCTGGCTGCCAGCCGGTCCAACACCCACATCCCATACACGCAGCTGCAGCCCGTCAGAAGCGCAGAGGAGGAACAGGAGCGCCTGATAAAGTTCCAGGCGCTACttgccgagcagcagcgccaagCTGGCTACTCTACCGCCGAGGCTGATGCGCGCGCCAGACGCGCCATGGGCCGCTCAACGCCCCCCAAGACCAAGCTTGGGCGGCTGGGTGCAAAGTttgccgacgcgctgcgatag